The region CTTGGATGGTGAATGGTAGGGAAAAAGTCAATACTGAAACCTCCCTCTGTGGATACAGGAAGAGCTCTAGAAAACTGAAGAGCAATATCATTACCGGTTAGCACACGGATCTGCTCTCCTGCTCCATCATAGCTAAGACTACCTACACCACCTTTCGTCCATGTATCCTCGGTAATGTACTCGGATGTCGTATCTGTGCTGAAGTCGTCGCTATAAGAGGCATGTAATATAGAGGAAATAAAAAGAAAAATGAAGAAAAAATATTTCATTGTACTACTCCAAACATTTTATTAAAAAAATTATTTCTGAGTAGCTTGGCAATCTATATGAGACCCATGGCTTTCTGTCCTGCCTTTTCAGACAGTTTAGCTTTTTGCAGAGTGCTTAGTCCCGAAGTATATTATTATAAAGCTTAATTAAGAATAAATATAAATTTTTATAAAACTTTATATTCTATAAATATAATCTAAAAAATTTAACTCATATCCATGATAGAATTATATTTATCTAGATACCATTTAATGGTTTTCTCTATCCCACTTTCAAAATTCTCTTCAGCCTTCCATCCTAATTCATCTTCTATTTTTGTGGCATCAATAGCATAACGTCTGTCATGACCTGCACGGTCTTCTACAAAGGTAATTTGATCAATATAACTATCTCCTGAATCTTTTGGACTTAGTTTATCCAGTATTTCACAGATCTTATTAGCAATATAATTATTATCCCGTTCATTACGTCCACCTATATTATAAACTTCACCTATTCTACCTTTATGATATGCAAGATCAATCCCAGTACAATGATCATCTACATATAACCAGTCTCGAATATTTTTGCCATCACCGTAAATAGGGATTTTTTCATTTCTTAATGCTTTTCTAATAATCGTAGGGATTAGTTTTTCATCATGCTGCCTTGGCCCATAGTTATTAGAACAATTTGTTATAATAGTGTTCAATCCATAGGTATGATAGTAACTACGTATGATCATATCACTCCCTGCTTTGCTTGCCGCGTAAGGAGAGTTTGGTGCATAAGGTGTCTTTTCAGTGAATAATCCTTTGTCACCAAGTGTTCCATAGACTTCATCTGTAGAAATATGATGAAAACGACATAATTCATAACCATTTTTATATTCAAAAGGTTTGTTCATCCATTTTTTGTAAGCAACGTCAACCAATGTAAATGTACCATTTATATTAGTTTCAATAAATACACCTGGATTTTTAATAGAGTTATCAACATGACTCTCTGCAGCAAAATGAATGACACCTCTTATATCGTGTGTTTCAAAGATACTTTCTACAAGTTCACGGTCACAAATATCCCCATTCACAAAAGTATAACGATCATGATCTTCTATCTCATTTAAGTTTCCAAGATTTCCTGCATAAGTTAAAAGATCAAGATTGACAATATGATATTCTGAGTATTTTTCTAAAAAGTAAAGTATGAAATTTGAACCTATAAAACCAGCACATCCGGTAAGTAAAATTGATTTTCTGTTTTGAGTATTACGCCCCATCATCTCTTCTCTTTTCATCATAATAAATATTTTTATTCATATAAATTGTCTTTATAATCAAATAAATCAGCGTCTGTTAACGAAGGGTGCATCTTATCTTTTTCCGAAAGCAATAACTTTTCTAGATCAATACCCCATGAAATATCAATAGCCGGGTCATTATAAACAATACCCTTGTCATACTCTGGAGCATAGTAATTATCCACTTTATAAGTAAAAATTGCAGTTTCAGAAGTAACAACAAACCCATGGGCAAATCCTCTTGGTACAAACAATTGACGTTTGTTTTCACCTGAAAGTTCAACAGCAATATGTTTGCCAAATGTCGGTGAACCCTTACGAATATCTACAGCAACATCAATGACACTGCCTATTATTACGCGTACAAGTTTACTTTGTGAAAAGGGAGGAAGCTGATAATGTAGTCCCCGAAGTACACCAAACGAAGATTTTGATTCATTATCCTGAATAAAGTTTACTTTGTAGCCTATAGCCTCTTCAAATTGATCCTGTCGAAATGTCTCGGTAAAATAACCACGATCATCACCAAATACTTTTGGCTCTAATATGACCACACCTTCTACTTCTGTTTTGATTATTTTCATAGCCTATACCTTCTATTTTAACCTTCAAAAACTTTCTTCTCTATACTTTTCCATACTTGCACTGCCAAAGATTCCGGTAGTTCTACATCCTCAAAAGTTAGCTCCGATCCTTCAGAGACTGGCCGTTTAATAACAGCATCTTTCATTAATCCTATCGGTACATGTCCTTTATGCTCTTTGATCTTGACAGCTATACCACGAACATCAA is a window of Sulfurovum sp. TSL6 DNA encoding:
- the rfbB gene encoding dTDP-glucose 4,6-dehydratase, with product MKREEMMGRNTQNRKSILLTGCAGFIGSNFILYFLEKYSEYHIVNLDLLTYAGNLGNLNEIEDHDRYTFVNGDICDRELVESIFETHDIRGVIHFAAESHVDNSIKNPGVFIETNINGTFTLVDVAYKKWMNKPFEYKNGYELCRFHHISTDEVYGTLGDKGLFTEKTPYAPNSPYAASKAGSDMIIRSYYHTYGLNTIITNCSNNYGPRQHDEKLIPTIIRKALRNEKIPIYGDGKNIRDWLYVDDHCTGIDLAYHKGRIGEVYNIGGRNERDNNYIANKICEILDKLSPKDSGDSYIDQITFVEDRAGHDRRYAIDATKIEDELGWKAEENFESGIEKTIKWYLDKYNSIMDMS
- the rfbC gene encoding dTDP-4-dehydrorhamnose 3,5-epimerase, yielding MKIIKTEVEGVVILEPKVFGDDRGYFTETFRQDQFEEAIGYKVNFIQDNESKSSFGVLRGLHYQLPPFSQSKLVRVIIGSVIDVAVDIRKGSPTFGKHIAVELSGENKRQLFVPRGFAHGFVVTSETAIFTYKVDNYYAPEYDKGIVYNDPAIDISWGIDLEKLLLSEKDKMHPSLTDADLFDYKDNLYE